The stretch of DNA TTGAGTGCCAGGGCTATGGCTGCATTCGAAGTCATTAACTGGCTACTGAGCAAACCTTCGGACAATTGCCCTTGCATTTGAAGGCTTGGATAGGCGTAATCACGGTAGGAAATACCCTTGACGTTCCCCTCAAAACTAGCCGTGAGGGTCTGCCAATCCAGGCCCTTTCCCTCTCCCTCTACATGAATCTCCAAGGGGCCCTTGATCGCTGCGGTTGGCATTATTTTTTCTATATCAAAATCCTTCAGGTCGGCTTGAAGGACGTAGGCTGCCGAGCTAAAATCCTGCTCTGGTTGTAATTTAAAATCCAGGTTTAACAGCCCGATTTCGCTTTCCAGCATTGCCGTGCCCTCAAAGTCCCGCAAAAGGCCTTGGGCATTTGCAGCCAGCTTTATTAGTCCCAAGCTATCAAGCATTGGCGGTAAAGTGGGAATGAATCCCCGCCACTCTCCTGCCGTTGTCGAGCAATCCTTCAGACCTACTTCAAAGGAAGCCTTTTCCCAATTTGAAAAATCCCGTAGCATCCCCCTTCCCGTCAAGGTAGTCCCGCTACTCGTCAGGGCATCAAAGGACTCTACCCTAAAATTTTCCAAATTTCCTTCGCCACTAAATCCTACCCAGAAAGCACCAAATTCAGCTAAGCCAAGTGGCAATAATTTCTTTTTTAAGACCATAGCCAAATCCCGATAAGCACTGCTTATTGTGGTGCGGTAAGCCTTTAAAAACACGCCATTCCCTTTCCACCAATCCCTCACCTCCATATCGCCGCTCAATGCCAGGTATTTTCCCAAACGCAGCTCGATGGCCTCTCCCTTCAGTGCACCAAGGCTACCCGATACACGTCCTGACAGCAAGATAGATGTTGCTTCCAAGGCTGCCACATTTACCCATTCTCCCAAAGCAGGAAGCCATTCTTTCAGGTCAGCAAATGCGATTTTTGATGGCAAAATAGCACCATTTAGCAAGATATCTTTCCAGGCCACTGTTTGATGGGGTAAATCAACCTGAAGAGAAAGCCACAATTGACTCAAAGGCGTTTCTAAAGCCAAGGTTTCCACCTTGATCTGATTGGAATCGATGGTCACATCAAAGGTCATATCGTTGAGCTTTAAGCCGCTCCGTTCCTCGAAAGAAAAGTGATCCAGCTTTCCTTTGAGCACCTTCTCGTGCCATTCGAATCCCTCCAGGTTGATTGATAGGTCATTCAACTGAAGGTGATTAAAATCAAGCCTATTACTAGTATCAGGCGTCATTTCATTATGAAAAGATACCGCATTCTGTTCCGCTTCAAAGGCTTTAATTGTAATATACCAGGGGATCGCAGGAAAGGAGAAACCATTGGACAGCGTCGTGTCTGTGACTGCTTCGTCCAAATTGTGAGGAAACAAAGTCCAAGCTACTTTTGAGTCTGTCAGGCGTAGGTGTTCCACTTCCAGCACTTGCCTGGCAAGGTCTAGTTGGTTCAGTTTCAAGCTCAGATGCTCAAGCAAACAGGTACCCTTTTGGCATTTTTTTTCATCCTGAAAACGGAGTTGAACATGATCTATATTCAATTTTTTCAGGTCGATATCCCAAGTGAATTGGGAAACGGTATCCACGGTTGAGGCTTTTGTATTATTCCCTAAAAAGGCAAAATTAAAAGCCGTATCGCTTTCCATTTTACGGAGGTTTAGGACCGCATTTTCCAAAGCGATATCCTCTACATGAAGGGTATGGCTGATAAACGAAAACAGGCTAATTTTGGCGGCAAGTCGACCTGCATACAATAGGGTGTCCCCGCTTTGGTCCTCCACATAGATTCCTTCCAGCAGCACTGTTTTAAAAAAGCGAATATTGACCTTATTGACAGATATATTGGTTTGAAATTGGTGAGAAAGTTGTTGGGTGAGCTTTTTCACTGCCCATTGCTGAATAGCGGGTTGTTGGAGCAATACCCAGGTTAATAGAAACAACCCTAGCAAAGTTAAGGCTAGCCATCGGCTCATTTTCCCAAATTTGCGGAGGTATTTCATAGGATTTAGAATGGTTTATTGTTTGGGGTCTCTCAGCGTTCGGTTAAAGATGCTGCTTTTTTTCCAACTAACAAATTCAAATCACAATCAATCGTAAGGAGATGGACATAAGAGCTTGTCTAGTTAACAGATTATATTTTTTCTTTTTTTGTGGTAACCAAAAATATACTTCTTACTAAAAATCAATAATTTATACACAAATTTATTCAATAATTTCGCTAAAAAATCATGGTAACACCCTCAAAATTGTCTTTGGCAATATAAAGATATTTATAGCATATTTGAGGTGTACAAGGAGATGGGTAAATAAAACCACCGCTAATATTGTCTATGCAAAATTCCTGGTTAATAGATTTCCTAAGCTTAAACCCAACAAAAAATGCTCGAAAACTGCCAATATTTTTTTTCCCTCTCAATATTTTTTTATTTAAAAAAAAAATATATTAGGTTTGTTTCTATTAGTTTTTTCCTCCTCATAGGTTTTAATAACCGCCATTAATACTCCCCATTGTCGTTCCTGTTGATGCCATATGGTATAAACTTTGATGTCCCTTGCGCTTTGCAGGACTGATATCGTATTGCCTATTTTTACATAAGAAATATTGATAAACAAAAACTATGAATTTTACTAAACCCATAACAAAACAATATTTTTTTGGTATTGACCTGAATAAAGGAATGTCCGATTTTCCTCCTTGATTTTTCCTCCTCCGCTATCTATATTCATCCAAAGACTTTCATAGCCTCCGCTATGGAACTTTAGCAAGCTGCGTCTTTGACGCCAGGTATTCTATGTAATTCCTTAAATACTAAACATGATAAAATTTCATTTACCCACAATCAATCAACAAATGACTCAAGCAAGAAAACTTTTTTTTCTGCTCTTGTGCCTGGCAATAGGCCAGGTGCTCGTGGCGCAGACCACCTACACAACCATAGCAGGTGGCAACTGGGATAATGCAGCTACCTGGGACGCCAATGGGATACCGCCCAATCCAGTTCCGGCCAATGCCACGCTGGAAATAAAGCATGTCATATTTAATATTACAGCCAAAACCAATAATGGTACCATTAATGTAGAAGGTACAGGTCCTTCTGCTTATGGTTTGCTGAATTTTGTTGGAGACTTTGACAATTTTGGCACCTTTGACATGAAGAATACATTCAGTGAATTGCGTGGAAGCGTGGGCACCTTTAACAACAAATCAGGTGGAGTTGTCAAAGGCAATTATTTCAGCTTGTGGAACGGGGCCACTTTTAATAATGAAGCCGGAGCCCTGGTGGATATCAATCTGATTAATGTAACCAGTCAGGGCGCAAATAGTCTGAACAATGCAGGAATATTTAACTGCTACGGTACCCTTTCGTCATACTCGATTTCTTATGGTCCTGTCACCAATTCTGCAGGGGCTGAGTTTAATGTCTATGGCTTTTTTTCTCTTGTTAATAATTCCTTTACGAATGGTGGAGCTATAAGGGTATTTAAACATGGCTTTTCCTTACAAGGCACTTATACTGGCCAGGCAGGAAGCTCTATCGAATGGATCTTACCCGCATCGGGAAATGCTGTTACTGATTATCCACAATTTTCTACTTTTGGAACAATAGATTATTCAGGTTCCACCCTTACCGTTAGCCTGGCCAATGGCTTTGAACCCAACGGCGGAGATATATTTTATATTTATTCTGGATCGTCCGTTCCTACTAACCCTATTTCCTTGCCAGCGCTTTCCGGTGGAAAAACCTGGAAAGAAACTAGGTTCAGTCCTTATATCACGCTGGAAGTGGAAGCACCGGCACCTACCACACCCGGGGCAGCCCTGGCCAGCAGTGGTAACAATCAACTGGTGTCCGTACCTGATGATGCCAGTTTGGATATCGAGTGTCAGTTGTCTATTGAATTCTGGTGTAAACCCACGAGTTATGAAGACTGGGGCGCAATTGTAATGAAAGCCGCCGGCAATAGCTGGAGTGGCGGCTATGGGATTTATTTGTATAATAGTGAACTCAAGTTTTTCCCCACTGGTTTTGGAAGCCAGCATAGCACCGGATATAACGTGCCGCTTAATCAGTGGACACATGTTGCTGCTACCTATGATGGTACAGACTCCAAGGTATACATCAATGGTAACTTGATTAGCACCAAAACGATTGGCCTGGCCATTCCTACCAACAATTATCCAATGGGTATCTCTGGTGACCCAGGCTATCCTTTCTATAACTTCAATGGCCACTTGGATGAAGTCAGGGTCTGGAACAAAGCCCTCACTCAAGCTGAGATTCAGGCCAATATGAATTGTGAAATTCAGACAACCAGCGACTGCCTCGTTGCCAATTATCACTTTAATCAAGGTATTGCTGGCGCAGATAACTCTGGTGTAACTACCTTGACCGATGCTAGTGGCAATGGTAATAATGGTACTTTACAAGCCGGGTATACCTTGAATGGAACAACCTCCAACTGGGTGGCCCCAGGAGGGGTAACTTCCGGCCAGGCCTGTAATGGAGCCATTGTTTGTGAACCCATCGTCAGTGCGCCGCCCACTTGTCCAGGCAATATCACAACTGGAAATGATCCCGGCCTCTGCGGTGCCTATGTTAGTTTTACTGTAGGTTCAGGAGATGTTGCTTCACCTGCTTCGGGTTCTTATTTCCCAGTAGGCACTACTACCGTGGTGATTACAGGTAGCAGTGGCTGTGGAGCAGCCCAGACTTGCAGCTTCACTGTTACTGTCAATGATAACGAAGCCCCCAAGTTTAGCAATTGCCCAGGTAATATCTCGGTGAACAATGATACAGGAGATTGTGGTGCCGAAGTGAGTTGGACGGCCCCGAGCTTTAGTGATAATTGCACAGGTGCCACTTCCAGTTCTACGCATGATTCTGGCGACTTTTTCGCTATTGGAACCACCACGGTCACCTATTCGGGTAGCGATGCTGCTAATAATGATGCCATTGACTGTAGCTTTACCGTCACGGTAAATGATACGGAAAAACCAAGCATCAGCTGTGCTGCTAACACTACCGTAGGAACCGATGCAGACGAATGCGGCGCCGATCTAGCTATCCCAACACCCGATGCGGGTGATAACTGTCAGGTAGCAGAGGTGAAGGCCAGGTACCGATCTGTAGATGAAAATGGGAATGCAACGGGCAGCTGGACGAGTCGTGTCAGCGACCCTAGTGGCTACTTCGCTGTTGGGCGTTATCAAATCCAATGGCGTGCCGTGGATGTTAATGACAACAAAAAATCTTGTGCTTACTACCTGGAGGTAGAGGATGATGAAGACCCCGTTGCTGTATGTAAAAACGTGACGGTGAACTTCAATGGAGAGGAGACAATCTCTCTGAGTGCCAGCCAGGTATGGAATGAAGCGGCCAGCTCCGATAATTGTGCCTATCACTATGTCAGCACTTCGCCTTCGCTAGCTATTGGTTGTGATGAGGTCGGTAATACCGTTCCGTTTACGGTAACCATCAGCGACAATGCTGGTAATACGGATCATTGTACATCCTATGTGACGGTCACTGGCTTGCCTTGCGGCTGGGTCGAAGGCCCACAAGACGGTAGCCTCAACTGCGGCAGCAATACCAGTGCAGATTATGATACGGCTGATGAAAGCTTTGCCCTCAGTGCCGATGGCTGCTTGCAAAGTGGCTCTGCGGCAGATCAAGCCGCCTATGTTTATCAGGCATTGTGTGGAGATGGCCAATTAACTGTCCGCCTGGCTAGCATCAACAACGATGGTTATGCTGGTTTGATGGCCCGTGAAAGCCTCGACCCCAAAGCTCGACGTGCTGGTATCCTGAAAAATTACTCCACTATTCGTGTACGTCGCGAATGGCGTGCCAGCTATGGTGGCAGTGTTAGCCGAACCCATGCCAATGAAAGAAACGTGAAATGGTTCCGGATTATACGCGCCGGCAATGCCATCAAGTCTTATACCAGTACCAATGGCAGCTCCTGGGACCTAACCCATAAGGTAACTTTCACTAATTTGGATGATTGTATCTATTTGGGCATGATGGCCTACAGCCTCAATGGCAGTGCCGAAGTGAAGGCGGTATTTGATCAGGTGAGCTTTGAAGGCGACGGTGGCACAAACAGCCTGGTCGACAACGCCACTTTACCTAACACTTTAGAAATAGTTGGTGCAATTGATCCGATTGAAAATGGGGCGCTAAATATCTTCCCTAATCCTGCCAAAAATCAGGTACAAATGGTATTGGAAGGATTTCAGGATATGGCAACGCAGGTAGTGGTTCGTGATCCATTCGGAAGAATTGTTCGCCATATCAAGTTGGATAGTGGCTCGGATAGCGTATTACCATTAGATATACAGAACCTGGCTGCTGGTCTTTATATGGTTAGCGTCATACAAGATGAGCGCATAGTGGTGAGTAAGAAATTGGTGGTACAGCCGTAGGTTGTGTATAATAAATAAGCGAGGGGTGGGCATTGTTTAAAACGCTGAAAATCAAAGCGAATACTTAGAAATTCGTGAACATCCGTGTCAATTCGTGGCTTACTTTTTTTTTAGCCACGAATTAGCACGAATTCCACGAATGATTTATGCCCACCTCTCGATTTGCTTTTCCACCTTTTTCCGGGAAAAGGCGGAGTCCTTCATAGTAAACCTTACGCTATTTCACCTCAAAGGTCACCGGCATAAGGCGCTTTTTCAAAAGGCACCTCTCCTGCATTGACCCTTGGATCACCGGTTCTGGCTAGCTCGTCCAACAGCTGTTTTCGCAAAGCTTGTCGAATGTCATCAAAGGCGGGGTTGTTCGCTATGTTGTTAATTTGATAAGGATCTGTTTTTAGTTCAAATAACTCCTCGGCTGGCCTTTTCCCAAAAGCAAACTGGTAGAATGGTTTCACGGCAGCCTCCTGCCGATGGGCCACTAGCCAGGCTTTGGTCGGACTCGCATCGAAGTCGCCAAAGGCCAGAAAAGTATTATTGGCGAGCGCATCCATATCTGGCTCATACGCATCATCCACGACCAAGGGGTCACCCAGCGGGAAACGATCGGGTTCAAAGTTGATGATATACAGATAATCCTGGGTTCGAATAGCTCTTTGCGGATAGGGCAAAAAGCCCGCCCGTGCTTTTCTGACATGGCGTTCTCTACCGGTAAGCACCCAGGTTCGTGCCTCCTCCACTTGCCCTGCCTGCTCCGTTTTGAGAAGGGGCAGGATACTTTTGGCCGTCATGGCATCAGGAAGGGGAGCTTGTCCGGCCTCCAAAAAAGTCGGGGCGAGGTCCGGCAGGCTGACAAAATCAGTGATCACCCGATTGGCAGGAATAACCTTTGGCCAGCGGGCCGCCAAGGCTACATTTGTGCCATAATCGTAGAGGTTGCACTTGCCATTCGAAAAGCCTGGAAACCCATGATCGCCACTGACCACAATGAAGGTATTGTCCAATTCTCCCATGTCCTCCAGCATACCCAGCAACACACCTAAGCCGGCATCAAAAGCCATGGCCTCTCCCAGGTAATCGGCAAAGTCCTCCCGAACCGTATCTGCATCGGGTAAAAAAGCGGGCATTTTGCCCTCCAAATCATCAGGGTTTATCCCCCAAAGGGCTTTTCCTGAGCCATAGGTCCATTTTCTATGCGTATTCGTTGGTCCCCACCAATAACAAAATGGCTTTCCTGCTTCCCGGGCATCCAGAAAGGCCTGGAAGTTGGCCCTGACCTCATCATGCAACACTTGCTTTGCCGCTGCGATCGTCATGCTATCTTCTTTCACATACTTCGTTACCTGCTGGCTATAATTATTGAAATTACCGCTCGTTTGGTACCTGTTTTTCACGCCGCCATAGCCAGCGTCTTGTGGCTCTCCGGGGCTCCATACTTTGTAGGTATAACCGATATGGTAACCCGCTTTTTCCAACAATAAGGGAAACGTCGGAATAGCTTCATCCCAGATAGCCCCTTGTAAAATAGCACCCAGCCCCGTTCGGTAAAAGTATTGGCCTGAAAGGAGGGAACTCCGGCAAGGCGTACAAGAGGGGGCATTGACAAAGGCGTTGGTGAACAGGGCGCCTTCCCTCGCGATGCGATCAACATGAGGGGTTTGAAGAAGGGAATGGATGGAATTAGGGCCTTCAATGGCCGCATAGCAACTGGCGTATTTTCCCCAATCATCGGCGAAGGCGAAGAGGATATTGGGGCGCTTGGGGGCTTCTTCTTTGGTGTTTGGGGTACAAGCAGAGAGGAGGAGCCCAAAGAAGCAGAGGAACAGGGCTTGTCTTGGTGAAAATGTTTTTCTGTGGCGTGGAGGCATGATATACATCGGTTTAGTTGGTTCTTATTTGCTGTAAATCTAACAAATGTTGTACGAGAAACCATATAAGACATATAAGTAGCATATAAGATTAGGCTTTCCTTATTCTTTCTTTTGCCAGGGTATTTGTCCGGCTGCTCGAATACGTTCTTTTAGTTGCATCCGCAATTTTTGGTAAACCTCATCGGAGGAGGGGTCTAGGGCTTTGGTCTCGTACTCGTCCTTGGTAATATTAAAAAATTCAATCGGCTCATATGGCGTATTCTGTAGGATTTTGTATTCGCCATAGCGCGCCGCATAATAGGCTTGCCCTCCATATCCACCACCTTCTCGCCGCACCCAATAAACAAACCTGTCAGGGAGTGACTGCGTATGATCTAATAAAGTGGGTAACAGATTGATACCATCAATAGGGTGATACAAGTCCACTCCCGCCACGGCACAAAAGGTAGCATAGAGGTCCATGTGCATCATCAATGCAGAATTTTTTGTGCCTGGCGCTATATGATTTTTCCACTTTATAAAGGCAGGAACGCGGATGCCGCCTTCATACATATCCTGTTTTCCGCCCCTCAATTTGCCATTGCTTTGGGCATAACTCAGCGCCCCGCCATTGTCGGAAGTAAATACAATTAAGGTATTTTCGTCCAATCCGGTAGACGCCAAAGTGGCTAAGACCCTGCCGATGGAATAGTCTAAGTGCTCAATAAAAGCCACGTTTTTGGCTCTTTTCTCGTCAATTCCTTTTTCTCGTTCCAATACCCGGTCCAGCCATTCTTGTGGGGGTTGAATGGGGAAATGAGGCGCATTGTAGGCCAGGTATAAGTAATAGGGTTGGTCATCGTCCTTTCGTTCCTGCAAATAATCGATGGCCCAATCTGTAAAAAGATCGGTGGCATGGCCTTGGGGGTCAATTTCTTCCTGGTTGTGGCGCATCCAATTGATGCCACCCCGACGATGGTTCCAGTAGTCATCCATCATATCGCCTAAAAAGCCTTTGAAAAGATCAAAGCCCTTTTCCGTTGGGGTATTGGGGCTCTCCAGCCCCAGGTGCCACTTGCCAATGATGGCAGAATGGTAGCCTTTGGCTTTTAGGACTTGCGGCATCAGTATGGCATCGGGGGCCAGGTAACCCCAGTTGTTGTCTTCATTTTGCCGGATGACGCCGGGCACGCCCACCAGATCGGGATATCTGCCACTGAGCAGGGAGGCCCTACTTGGCGAACAAACCGTGCAGTTAGCATAAAAGTTTGTGCAGGTCATGCCCTCTTTGGCAAAATTGTCGATGTTGGGGGTGCGCATATCGGTGGCTCCCTGGCAGGATAAGTCGCCAAAGCCCATGTCATCTACCAAGATGCACAGTATGTTGGGCGGCTTGGACTTGGATTCAGTTTGAGCGATAGCGAAAGTGGCTAGTAGGCAGCAGAGTATGCTTAGGGTTGTTTTTTTGATATACATTGGTTAAAAATTAATGATCAATGAGTTTGGACTTTGGACGTTCGTGGTTTTGAAGTCGGAAGGCGGAAATCGGAAGTTGAGTAAAGCAAAATCCCGTACCAGCGGTCGGGATGGAAAATTGCCTAGCTGAACCTAGATTCCGACTTCCGCTTTCCACCTTCCCACTTCATATTCCCCAATGGTGCCCATTCAATCTGCCTTTTGGGTGACTTTATTCATTTCAGATTCCCAGGTGTGGAGGGCTTTGGCCAGCTCCTGCACCAATGTCGGGTGTTGCGCTGCTATGTTCTGGGATTCGGCCAGGTCCTGTTGCAAATCAAACAGCAGGGTGTCGGCGCCTTTTACCCATAATTTATATTGGTTTTGGCGAATAGCACTTTCTTTGCGGTATCGCCAATACAGGTTTCGTGGGGGCAATGCTTGTCCATGGAGTAAAAGCGGGCTGAGGTCTATACCATCCAGTGCAACATCAGTCGGTTTGGAGCTGTTACTAAGGGCCAAGAAAGTCGGCAGCCAATCAAAACTCATGATGGTTTCGTCGCTAACCCCAGCTTGGATCTTTCCCTTCCAATAAGCAATGGCTGGTACCCGATGGCCACCTTCCAGTAAATGTCCTTTGTCGCCGTTCAAGGCGCCATTGTGCCCAAACGCTTCAGCCCCATTATCAGAAATGAATAGCACCAAGGTGTTTTCTTCTAAATGCAAGTCTTTTAGGGTTTGGAGGATCACTCCTATTCCTTCGTCCATCACTTCTACCATTTCGATATAGGCCCGGTCTGTATCAGTTACGGGACCTTGATACGTAAATTCATTATCAGGAAAACGAAAACCAGGATCATTTCTACCCTGAAAAGGGACATGGGGTGATTCATGCGGGACATACACAAAAAACGGCTCATCTTGGTGCGCCTTGATAAAATCGACAGCATGCGTCGTAATCAAGTCAGTAGAGTAGCCTTCTTCCTGTATGCTATCCAGGTTGTGCCACCAATCGTAAATACCTGCATTATCATAATGAGAATGGTAATCCACATTTCCACTCAGGTAGCCATAAAATTCGTCAAAGCCATGATGCACAGGATTAAAAGCAGGAGCATACCCTAAATGCCATTTGCCAAAAATACCAGTCGCATACCCATTCGCCTTTAACAATTTGGCCATGGTTTGCTCCGAGCTATCTAAGCCAATCTGCCGGGTGGGGCCCTTGACATAAATAACGCCTTCCAGGCCTGCCCGTTGCTGGTACCTCCCAGTCAAAAGTGCAGCCCTGGTGGGCGAACAAACCGCCCCATTGGAATGAAAATCGGTGAAGCGCAAGCCCTCGGCAGCCAGCTGGTCCAAGTGGGGGGTCTGCAAGACTTGATTGCCATAACAGCCAATCCCGCCGTAACCCAGGTCATCCGCCATGATGAGGACAATATTGGGTCGTGCAGTAGCGGCCTTTTCTTTGGGTCCTGGCTGACAGCTTTGCCAACTCAGGATGGCACCCAAAGCCAAAAAACAGCTGACGACCCGCCTAAGGTTGGACAATAGCCCGAGGGGAAACCGGAAAGGGAAAATTGGAAGTCGGAAAATTTTCAGGCATTCCCCTGCGTATTGTTTCCCATTTCTGACTTCTCTTTTCCAATTTTTGTCCAGGTTTAGATTGCCTGTCAATCTCCTCTTTATCATCTTTTGTATTTTATTGAACACTCGTTTTCTTTTTGTGCTTTATCCTAAACAATGAAGGTGTCATATCAAAGCGCTTCCGGAAGCAGGTAGAAAAATACTTAGGATCCGTAAAGCCCACTTTATAAGCAATCTCCGAGATATTCCATTCGGTATGGCTAAATAACTCGGCTGCCCGACTGAGGCGTATATTCCTAATAAATTCATTGATCGATTGATCGGTAAGTGCCTTCAGCTTGCGGTATAAACTCGATTGACTCATCCTCATCGCTTGATGAAGATCGTACATATCAAAGTCTACATCATCAATATGCTCATCAATAATGCGAATAACTTCCTCCAGAAATGCTTTGTCCATAGAAGACGGGGAATATTCCTTTGGCGTCAACAGAAGGCTGGTTTGAGACGCCTTTCGCAAGTGTTTTCGCGCCTCAATTTGATTGGCGATAGTCACTTGAACCAGCTGAATATTGAATGGTTTGGGTATATACGCATCGGCTCCAGCTTCTACCCCGGTAATACGGTGTTCTACGGCACTTAATGCCGTAAGGAGAATCACAGGGATGTGACAAAAATTCCTATCGGTCTTTACCAGTCGACAATATTCAATGCCATCCATTTCTGGCATCAGGACGTCGCTCAGAATGATATCGGGCGTTTTTTCCTGGGTAATATGCCAGGCTTCTTTCCCATTGGTGGCTTCCAGTATGTCGTAGTTTTCTGCCAGGTTTTCCCGGAGATAGGCCCGAATATCGGCATCATCATCTACAATAAGCACAAGGTTCTGGCGAACAGTTCTTGGCGCAGCTTCTGGTGTACAGCTTTCATTTGCCATCATGGTATTGGCTACTGCCTCTTCTTTTCCGGAATCGGAATAAATGACTATTTCCTTTGGTAATAGGTGCTTGTTACCAAGTGGCAACACCAGTGTAAAGGTGCTACCCTTACCCACTTCTGAGCTTACGCTTATTTGTCCGTGGTGCATCTCTATTAATTCTTTGACAAAGGCGAGGCCTATTCCAAAGCCGCCGTCTTTCGATTTTGTTTCCGGACTGACCTGATAAAAGCGTTCAAAAATAAGCGGTAGCTTTTGTGGTGCAATACCGGGGCCTGAATCACTAATTTCGATCACAGCGTGCGCTTTTTCCTCGCCGTTAATAGCGAAAGTGCGGGTACTTACGGCTACGGTTACCCAACCTCCTTCAGGTGTAAACTTTATGGCATTGGAAAGGAGATTAAACAAGATTTTTTCCATTTTATCCCAATCAAACCAGGCTTCCAGGGTAGGTGGCTGACTTTTGCAGATAAGGCAGATGTTTTTTTGTGCTGCCAGTGAAATAAAAACCTGCGTAATTTCTGAAGTAAACCTGACTACATCGCCTTTTGCCGCCTTCAATTTCATCATTCCCAGCTCTACTTTTCTAAAGTCAAGCAACTGGTTAATTAATCGGAGCAACTGCCGGACATTGCGCTCCATATAACGATATTGTCTTTTGGCAAACGGGCTCCCCTCTCCACTTGCCATTAAGCTTTCCAGGGGACTTAAAATCAGGGTGAGTGGCGACCTTAATTCATGGGAGATATTGGTAAAAAAATCCATTTTCAATTGATGAACCTCTTCATTCTTTTGAAAATTTAGCCGCTCAAGGGACAATTCATTTTTCATGTTAAAACGCGCCAGTTCATATACCCGAATCAGATAGATCAACCCCAAGGCGAGGCAAGCATAGATGGTATAAGCCCACCAGGTGAGCCAAGGTTTAGGTAAAATGGTTAAGGCGATGGAGGCACCCGATTCATTCCAGACATTATCATTGTTGGATGCTTTGACGCGGAAAGTGTACTCCCCTGGTGGAAGGTTGGTATAACTGGCAAAGCGCCGGTGCCCACTCATGTTCCATT from Saprospiraceae bacterium encodes:
- a CDS encoding LamG-like jellyroll fold domain-containing protein, whose product is MTQARKLFFLLLCLAIGQVLVAQTTYTTIAGGNWDNAATWDANGIPPNPVPANATLEIKHVIFNITAKTNNGTINVEGTGPSAYGLLNFVGDFDNFGTFDMKNTFSELRGSVGTFNNKSGGVVKGNYFSLWNGATFNNEAGALVDINLINVTSQGANSLNNAGIFNCYGTLSSYSISYGPVTNSAGAEFNVYGFFSLVNNSFTNGGAIRVFKHGFSLQGTYTGQAGSSIEWILPASGNAVTDYPQFSTFGTIDYSGSTLTVSLANGFEPNGGDIFYIYSGSSVPTNPISLPALSGGKTWKETRFSPYITLEVEAPAPTTPGAALASSGNNQLVSVPDDASLDIECQLSIEFWCKPTSYEDWGAIVMKAAGNSWSGGYGIYLYNSELKFFPTGFGSQHSTGYNVPLNQWTHVAATYDGTDSKVYINGNLISTKTIGLAIPTNNYPMGISGDPGYPFYNFNGHLDEVRVWNKALTQAEIQANMNCEIQTTSDCLVANYHFNQGIAGADNSGVTTLTDASGNGNNGTLQAGYTLNGTTSNWVAPGGVTSGQACNGAIVCEPIVSAPPTCPGNITTGNDPGLCGAYVSFTVGSGDVASPASGSYFPVGTTTVVITGSSGCGAAQTCSFTVTVNDNEAPKFSNCPGNISVNNDTGDCGAEVSWTAPSFSDNCTGATSSSTHDSGDFFAIGTTTVTYSGSDAANNDAIDCSFTVTVNDTEKPSISCAANTTVGTDADECGADLAIPTPDAGDNCQVAEVKARYRSVDENGNATGSWTSRVSDPSGYFAVGRYQIQWRAVDVNDNKKSCAYYLEVEDDEDPVAVCKNVTVNFNGEETISLSASQVWNEAASSDNCAYHYVSTSPSLAIGCDEVGNTVPFTVTISDNAGNTDHCTSYVTVTGLPCGWVEGPQDGSLNCGSNTSADYDTADESFALSADGCLQSGSAADQAAYVYQALCGDGQLTVRLASINNDGYAGLMARESLDPKARRAGILKNYSTIRVRREWRASYGGSVSRTHANERNVKWFRIIRAGNAIKSYTSTNGSSWDLTHKVTFTNLDDCIYLGMMAYSLNGSAEVKAVFDQVSFEGDGGTNSLVDNATLPNTLEIVGAIDPIENGALNIFPNPAKNQVQMVLEGFQDMATQVVVRDPFGRIVRHIKLDSGSDSVLPLDIQNLAAGLYMVSVIQDERIVVSKKLVVQP
- a CDS encoding sulfatase, giving the protein MPPRHRKTFSPRQALFLCFFGLLLSACTPNTKEEAPKRPNILFAFADDWGKYASCYAAIEGPNSIHSLLQTPHVDRIAREGALFTNAFVNAPSCTPCRSSLLSGQYFYRTGLGAILQGAIWDEAIPTFPLLLEKAGYHIGYTYKVWSPGEPQDAGYGGVKNRYQTSGNFNNYSQQVTKYVKEDSMTIAAAKQVLHDEVRANFQAFLDAREAGKPFCYWWGPTNTHRKWTYGSGKALWGINPDDLEGKMPAFLPDADTVREDFADYLGEAMAFDAGLGVLLGMLEDMGELDNTFIVVSGDHGFPGFSNGKCNLYDYGTNVALAARWPKVIPANRVITDFVSLPDLAPTFLEAGQAPLPDAMTAKSILPLLKTEQAGQVEEARTWVLTGRERHVRKARAGFLPYPQRAIRTQDYLYIINFEPDRFPLGDPLVVDDAYEPDMDALANNTFLAFGDFDASPTKAWLVAHRQEAAVKPFYQFAFGKRPAEELFELKTDPYQINNIANNPAFDDIRQALRKQLLDELARTGDPRVNAGEVPFEKAPYAGDL
- a CDS encoding sulfatase-like hydrolase/transferase — protein: MYIKKTTLSILCCLLATFAIAQTESKSKPPNILCILVDDMGFGDLSCQGATDMRTPNIDNFAKEGMTCTNFYANCTVCSPSRASLLSGRYPDLVGVPGVIRQNEDNNWGYLAPDAILMPQVLKAKGYHSAIIGKWHLGLESPNTPTEKGFDLFKGFLGDMMDDYWNHRRGGINWMRHNQEEIDPQGHATDLFTDWAIDYLQERKDDDQPYYLYLAYNAPHFPIQPPQEWLDRVLEREKGIDEKRAKNVAFIEHLDYSIGRVLATLASTGLDENTLIVFTSDNGGALSYAQSNGKLRGGKQDMYEGGIRVPAFIKWKNHIAPGTKNSALMMHMDLYATFCAVAGVDLYHPIDGINLLPTLLDHTQSLPDRFVYWVRREGGGYGGQAYYAARYGEYKILQNTPYEPIEFFNITKDEYETKALDPSSDEVYQKLRMQLKERIRAAGQIPWQKKE